The Coffea arabica cultivar ET-39 chromosome 9c, Coffea Arabica ET-39 HiFi, whole genome shotgun sequence nucleotide sequence atatgaataatttaaatatgaaaattaacaacaattttacatgttcattcatattaattttaaaaattaatgtattctaaatgtttaattatttactaatttttaaaaatctgtTTACAAACTTTCACTATAATATGATAATATACATCAAATAGTGTATTCCATATCAAAAACTTGGTAGATAttctttttttataaatattattttagataatttaaatgTTTATAATGACCATAAATTTAGAACTATGTATTCACATTAAATTAAGTAGAAAATTTCTAGCAATCCACTTTTTTTCACCAATAAATatttagtttccaacaataTTGGTAATTCTATCGGTGTAACagttaattctcttttttacACTAAGATCcttttgataactcaattcaacacataaatttaatgaattcagattttaacatattcaaatcgtttaatAACCAAAAActaaacatctgaattaatcAAGTGACACTAAATTTCTTAGTCAAAATTTACTCTCAAGATTAAGTGAtgaactattcacttatcactgaatgtgatacgcactcaaatgtattagatttaatatttaataattcaatgaCTTAATGGATTCGAACTTTAGATATCAAATTTTagacttcagttttatcaaacgcacccttagTTAATTAAAAATTAAGGAAAGAGGTGAACAATTTAAATACTAATCAATAATATAATGATGAAAGGAAGTAATTTATCGAATATGtaagattttaataattgtaatttgaaaaatattttactatagttctaagtaataatttgatataaagcagatatcattaagataaaattaattattttttaaagttattttagATATCATTAATATAAGATtagttatttgggataatttcagaaacctcccttgaggtttcaaaCAATTTCACTCGGCTCCCCTTAGGTTTAAGAAATTACACTTGCCTCCCCTGGCATAGTAAAGTACCTAAAATGCTCTTCACTTGGTAGCCAATTCTCAATTTAAAGCAATAGATttacaaaacccaaaaaaaaattctatttgCCTATCTCTTGTCTatttttgcttctttcttttctagttAATATACTATACCCTTTTTTATTATCTTCTCTTTTACGGATATAAGCAAATTGAAATTGCAAAATTGACAGAGGGAGCAGATTATGTATCAAACTAGAAggaaatgaaaaggaagagactCGTattaataaagaaataaataatgaaattgattattgaaattGGAAGAACCAAAGATATGGAATTAGTCATATTTTGGTTGTTGTCAAGAAAAATTTATGTAAAATGCCAATAATTGCACGAGAATTTCTTtcattgaatgagaaattttttcgTTATGATTTTATTGTGGAGGTAAAATTTATTCTCCGCTTTTGAggtattaatatttttaatgtTATAAGAGAATTGTAATGGTGGTTTTAGACTAAATGAGCTTGTATTGAAAAGGTATTTGGGTATTGAGATTTAATTTTGGGATATAAAATTGGCTGTCAATGGTACCTGTGtgtattttttgtatttttatttttatttttttgcatggCAAGCATCGATGTTATATATGCAATTTGAGATCTTTTGGACAGTTACTTAAATTTGGTGCTGGTGGTTGGATGGTTGCTAGCGATTAGGTTTATCGATTTGTGCAAAGtgtggaaaaaaaatgattgaatatactatgttttcctttcttcttttcataGAAACGAGtaatttaggatttttgaaagaaaatctaATTTGTTAGACAAATATTGTTATATAAATAGTAAAATAGGGAaggtatatataatttttaaaacctgaGGGGAGCTCTCTGCAATTATTAAAAACCTTAGGGGacgtttgtgaaattatccctagttatttttcaaatttattttaaaattagggataattttaaatatataatataatatttaatatgGGTAAAATCCAAATAACCCATAACCCGTTAATTCTTTTCAATTAGACATGCCATATAGAAGTGAGAAACACTCTAATTAAAATAactacttatatatatatatatatatatatatatatatatatatatatatatatatatatatatatatatatatattacaacaGTCAACAACATTTTTAATTAATCTAcaacaaaataatttatttgattAAGTATCAAAAAGCATAATTCTCGCAACGTGCAACTCACGTGCCCAAATATTAGGCTGCAAGAAAGACAACAGTGTAACAGTAAACCTAAAGTTCAACGTTTCATGCCTTTAGATGATGATTGTACCAGACACACGAAATAAAGAGGCAATGCGTACTCTTAAGCAGGAAAACTAATTTACCGTTTACTCGTTCTCAAATTAGGAAATGACAATTAACAAAGAGATGATGGTCATAATGAACATAGAATCAGCAGATATTAGGGAGATTAACGCCCATGGTGTGAAGATGCAGCAGATTCAGGTGTGTCTCTATTACGGGAAGGGGATATTCCATGGAAAGGCTGCTGGTGTGATGATGCAACTAGCCCAGATTGCCTTTCTGTGTTCAGTTGAGCCATAGATTGTGGTGATGAGTGTCGAAGCAGCGTAGAATCAGCACCTTGTGGCGCAGTCTGCTGGCCCTgcatttcagaaaattagtcttTGATTGCATACAACTAATGGCAATGATACAAGTATGAACTAGAAATCCGTATAAGGAGCAGATTTGCATTGGCACCAATGAACACATAAAGAAGACACATACAAGGACTGCTAGGTAATTGAGTTGTTGTGTGATAAGGGCTTGCACATCAGATTCTAAACCACCATGTCAGATACCTCAGAAGTCAAATCATTCCTTAGTATGtagacataatatatatatatagcccaAGGACTTCCAGGTAATTGAATTTTGCAACCAGTGCTTCCCTTGCACTTCAACTATGAAAACCATCATCATGAAGTACCTTCAGAAGTTTAAATGAACTCTTTGCTGCATTCTGtaatataaatatacaaacgTGTTTGTGTACACATATATTTGGTAGAGATATATCTGTTTCTTTGAGTCTAAGAAAGAGCCGAATCTAATTAGCCAAGATGATTATACAGAAATTAATGCAGCTTATAAAGTAAAAGGGTAAGGTTGTGGTTGCAGCAACAAAagtcagggaaaaaaaaaacagaaagggACATTAAAACCATCACAAGGGGGATGATGTTTAAGAAACAGGAAATTAATGGAAACACTATGAAATGATTGATCCATGGATTCACTGAAGCTTAATCTCCTAATCTCATAGTTCACTTAGTTTCCCAGTGAAGACAGACAAATTTCTGATTATATTGCCTAGCTACTTTGGAGAAAGGCCAGGTATAGGAAATATTGGTCAAATAACAATAGAGACCTGggttaaggaaagaaaaaggatcTGCATCATAAAAGTGGAAGAACGGACAAAAGCAAAGGAAGAGCTACCATATCCCAAATTGGTTTAAGCTACCATATTCCAAACTGGATGAACATCCAGAGAAAATCTTGTTCAGAACATCCATGGACAGCCTCCAATTCAAGGCATCATTACAAGAGTGAATTCTGACAGCAAATCAACACCAAAACTAAGTCTAGATGTCAGCACTGATGGCTTCCATAAAATTTCAATGATTGCAATTACCAGCATCCTGGCTAAATGTCACCCGGCAAATATGCAAGGAACTGACATATGTCACCTCATATTAGATATATGCAAGAGTGAATCTAATTTATAAAACCATCCATGCCAGTTAAGCTTTGCTCATTCACCTAAAATGTTATCTCTTTTCAACCTATATTCACTCCTTTTGCTCTACTTTTTCCAGTAAACGTGTAGATGAGAATGTGCAAGGTAACATGGTTGCACCACGAGCCAATAAATTGATGCTAATACACTAAAATATACAGATGCTATTGGACTCAGTTCTTATAGCATTATAAAAGAAGTCATGGATATTAATTTTTAAACCATTCAACAAGCTCTATTTGGTATTCCACAACAGTTCCTCTCATACAGAACTTTCAACTGGAAATAATTACTCCCACTTTGACATGACCAATGAGAGCAACTACCAAGATGTGTTACCTTTGTCTTGTtttcatgaaaaagaaaaaagttagaTCTCATTTATAATTGTTGAAAAGAAGATTTGATAATCAGATGAAAAGAACTCACCCATAGATGTTGACTGATGCCTTGTGATAGATCCTGATTTGAAGCTCTCTTTTGATGATGCTCCTGCTGTTCATCTTGTTGCTGATGTTGTGGGGGCTGCTGCAGAAGCATTTGATTATAATGATACGGATGCTGTTGATGCTGCTGCAACATTTGTTGATACAATTGGTACTGCTGGAATAATGTCTGATGTACTTGTGCTGCATGTCCTTGATATCCCTGTTGATGCATATCATAGGCAAGCTTTTGTGACTGATGATATAGCTGCAGCTGTTGCTCAGGTACTGGTGCAAATTGCTGCTGCAGTTGCTGAGCATGCTGCAGTTGTAACTGTTCTGCTGACTGATGGTAATGCGGCTGTACCTGTTGATGTATCTGCTGCAAGTGGGGCATCTGTTGCTGAATTTGCAGTCCTTGATATGGTAATGAAAGCAGCTGCTGATGCTGCTGATGATATTGCTGTTGTTGCCAGGAAGATGCTTGCTGCTGATTCTGTTGCTGTTGCTGTGGCAGAAGCTGCTGGTGGTGCAAATATGATTGTTGGTGTTGATGATGCAGTGGCAGCATTTGAACTAGCTGCTGTTGGTACTGCTGTTGCAGAAGATGTTGCTGAGACGGCAATGTCTGACTTAATGTTTGACCATGATCTGTTGCGATATGTGATGGATTTGTGGATAAGGAGCTCATGTCTGGCATATTATTGACCAGCCAGACATGTTTACTTGCTAGATTCTCCTGTGGAGCATTTTCCTTGCAATAAACTTCAGTGTGGTCCCCTTGTTTCCAAACTAGGGAATGCTGAGGATATGGATGAGTAGTGGGCATCTTAGAGCCCAGTGCAACAGTTGGACTCTGTTGAAGTGTCAAAGGCTGCTGATGTAGATGCTGCAGATCCTTGGACTGCAAGTGCATCTCTGAAGATTTTCCTTCAGAAACTGTACCCTTGAGCATTTGATGGCATTCTCCACCGGTACTGGGGGACAGCATTGAACTTGGATGCATTTTCGTTGGTGTACTCACTTGTTGAGTTGCTGAGGATAACAAGCCAGCCGATCTAGTTTCATCTGGGGATTCTTGAACTTCAACAGAATCAGCAGCTGCAGTTCTGTTTGGAGGACTATTTGCATTCAAACAATCTGTAGACTTGGAAATATCTGAAGTAGCATCATGTTCATCAGAAGCAATAGCAATTAATTTCTGAGAGGCCTGTTCCTGAGAATTTAAGGAAAGATTACCAAAAGAAACTGGATTAGGATGCTGTTTGAGCCTTTGGTCTTGCATATTCATTGGACAGGAATGCTCTTCTGCAGATTCTAAAATAACAGTTGCACTTGACTGGCAATTAGAGTTAGAAGTCAATGCATTTGGTTCTGAGGTAGCTTTACTTGAAATTTGAACTGATGCAGGAGTCATCTGTGCAGGCACATTTTCTTTATGCTGTTCCGTCAAGTTGTCCATTGATTCCATTACTCTAGGTGTATCATCTGCTGATTGAAGCATTGAGTGATGAGCTACTTCATTCACTTCAAATGCACCAAAATTTCGCTTGTCTGCCTCCTCGGTAGATAAGTGTTCCGCTCTCTCGCAGTCAACAGTGTTATTGCATTTCTGTGGGGTCTGATCAGCAGAAACCAATTCATCCTTGCTGGCATGATTTGCTGGTAACAAGCTTACCTGCTCCTCGACTGGTTGGTTACTATGCTGGTCTTCATCTAGCAAATTAGGAAAGGCACAAGAACCGCTCTCTCTTATGACCAACATTTGATCAGACAGGCATTTTCCCAAGTCGAGCTCCTTATCTATAAGATTGTTCCTGACCAACTGTGGAAACAATTGAATGTGACGATTCCATGCCTTACTAATATCGTGCACTGTTCCACAAAGGTCCACAAACTGCATAAATATCAAATTAGTCAATATCAGAAAAATGTTTTGGTTAAGCAATATCGTGCTCTTCAACACAATGTGTAGTAAAGTCAACCAAATgaacccaaaaacaaaaaaaaaagtttcaattaCCCCAGTGGGCATCCTTGCTAAGCTTAGATGTCAATTTGAAGGGATGCCAAAAAtaaaagcccaaaaaaaaaagagagatagcAGGAAATAACAAATTTCATAAGCAGATAGaatgtaaaataaaaacaagcaTTTTATGAAACACAGTATTCTGATAGGCATGACGGTGTGCTTTTTGTTCTCTTAATTATGTGAACAGGGCCAGCAATCGAAATCCAAAGCTGACAATAGTTGCACTAGGTGGAAATTAAAGAATTTAAAGAAGTCTAATTCAGAGAGATACCAAGCAGATGTAAAATTCATTTGAAAACGCTTCTATTCTGGCTTTTGTAGCAGAAGCCTGAACATTTTTAATTCATATTCGCCTTCGGGGGAAATATAATACGAAAATGGGTTCGAATCAAAGCATGGTTGTATTGTAATCAAGTTTTCTAATATATGCTTTTTCAAGTGAACTATTAAATCAGACTCCTTCAATCAGCCAGTAAAACAAACTAAAGTTACCATAATTTGTACCTAAATCAACATAAGATCAGCTCCAAAATCCACATAATCAGGCCTAAACTTGACATAGAAACCCACAGAATCAACACAATCCACCTCAAGTTTCTATTATTACATTACATGCAGAAAATCTGGTCAGATGGATCATTTGAGCcttaatttcatcattcaagCAAAATACCCAGAAAGGCGAGGAATGACCACGGGGGCTGTGCAGTCAGGGAAACAGATAAGTACAACAGGTGCGTAGGATGGGAATAAGAGAAGCTAGGGACAAAAAGAGGGACTGGAGAGGGACAGCAAAGTCTTTGTAGTGGTTTCCATGCTACAGGAAACCCATTTGATTTCGTTTCTTGGATGAAACTGGGATAAGAATGCACAGGGAGTGGCACTGCAAGGAATGAGATCTGAATGTCAATGAACTGTCATTTAAAAATGCAGAAGGCTGGATAGTTCCTTGTGAAATAACAGGTTTTTCCAAAcatgatattaaaaaaaaattgcaacagGCAAAAAGGTATATGACATTTCTAATACCTGTAGTTGTGATTTTCTTATTGGTCTTATTTCTTTAGAACAGGAATCTACAGTATAGTACTAGATTGATCTGGCTAAAGCAAAATGCAGAAGGATAAAGCCCAACTTACCCTGTATTTTTATATGCGATTATACAAATATGCAAATGTATCACACAAAGATCACTTCAAACATTGCAGTCCAGTGTtaaaaaatcattaaacaacCCAATGGTCATCATACATTCAACTACATGTAGTGTGCTTGTCAGCAGATGAGATTTATTCATAGTGagagtttttatttacttattttagcGAAATTTATTATCATCTTAGGACACATGACAGTTTCTCTGTCAATCTTGCATGATACTGATTTGCTGGTTCAGAAATTAAGAATGTCCATAGAAACAAATGCCAATTTTCAAGGGTAATTAATTACAAACTAACATAACCATATGCTTGCTTGGTACACAAATCAAGCAGTAAATCTGGTATATCCAGCAGCATTAATCACTACATTCAGATATGCATCCTGACAACACGTGCATAACAGAACTTGGCAAGCAACTATGTTGATAGTTGCTTGTAGTTTCCAAAAATGATATTTACAGATTTCTTTATAAGCAAGAATTAGGTTAACAGGCATAATTCACAGGTTAGAACTCAAGTAATATTTGTTAGAAGATACCCCCACTACCCAACCAACTGATCCTTTCTGTGATTAAAAAAGGACAGAGAATCTCTGTCGATGGAAAACTGCAAGAAATGCGCAATAAACTCGTGAAATGGTAGAACAGATAGAATTTTACAGAATTTAATAGAATTCTCAAACCTCCATAAACAAAGATGATACGTGTTCTCGATCTTTAAGGGCCAGACCAGAGGTTCCATCAGAGCTGGAAGAAATTGCATGGCCTATAATTGAGTCTATTAGATCTACTTGTTTGGCTCCTTCATGCATCATTGCAAATTTAATCAATTCCTGCAGAAGTGAACTTAACACTTTTCATTATATCCTCTCTTTAACAAGGGAAGAAATTGAAAAACGTTATAAAAAACTGATTATAGTTACTCAAACACACTCAAGATCTGCACATCAGCAAAGCATCAAGACATGCAGCAAATATCCTTTGTCCACAATCCAAAGAACACAAAAGCAGCTATTGTACAAGTTACAGCAAATGAGAAGCCATTCGATTTTCATTTCCTATGAAATGCAGAGTGTTCAACAAGAGCCAGCCTCAGCAAATAATTAATGgaagtatcaaatatttttttGACCATGAGTGCAGAGTTTTAGTCAACCAGAGGCAGCATAATTGAtaatttgggggggggggggcagtGGTGGGATGGTGTGGGGGGCTGGGATTAATACCTCCAAAAGTTTGCTGCAATGAGGAATCCGTTGAATTCCATCTATTAAAGCATCTCTAGCAGCTTCTGCACTTCCTGTGATCTACCAATTATTGAATAGTAGAATTAGGACAACAAATATTATGCAATTGCAGACCACAAATCATGCAATAGAATCCAGCATATTTGGAAATCCAGAATATGAAGAATATATGTACACGAAACAATATACATGACACGACAGGGGACTGGAATTGAGTCAAATCAATCTCAAATGAGTATCTCTTAGATGGCTGTTTAAATTTTTGCCTTTCTAACTCCAAACCAGCATTTAATTAGTAAATACAAAGATGGTTGCAAAGTAATATATCCTGaagtatttttcctttttgtttactCAGATGGCTGAATACCCAAGCTTGTCAAACCAGCAACAGGTTTGAAAGCATATACAAGCCAGACATACGTATTATCGATGAGATTTCATTCCTTAGGTGTTGTAGCATTTGGCATTGCAAAAGGGAAATGTGTTCTCAATGATTATATAATGCTTGCCCAACTTCTAAGTTTAAAAGGTTTGATAAAGAATTATTCAATTGACAGCCAAAGCATTTTTTAGTATGAATGAGATAAAAGGAAGGCTATCATCGGTTGCTCTGGAAAGTAGACAGAGTCCTAAGTTCATCTAGTCCTGATTGAACTTAATCTCTATAAATTTTGACTACGTTCATCTAGTCCTAAGGAATTCTGTTACATGCTATTAGTCTCTTAATAAATTTTGACTAGCTTTATCGTTTACTATGTTCAGATCATCAATAAGGTCAATCAACTTTTAATTATAATCCTGGTAGGGCTACCAGTCTCTTACCCTTTACATCTGCTTTAAGAATGCAAAGAAATTGATCTGAATAGTCATCAGCATGTCGTTCAAAATTTGACAATCTTATACCATTACATATTTCAGTGACCTCAGATTCATCTTTATTAGAGAAGGTTCAGGACACAAAGGATAATTTGCATAAAGTTGAGCCACTAAAGGGCTATATTGTGTGCCATTTAAAAGAATTACATCTAAAACAAGCTCACATTAGAGGTATAAATTTCTGTATCTAAAGTAGTTTGATTAGTTAGTTAGTCCTGCAACAGAAAGTGCTTTGACAACATACAACTATCAGTCATTATTTCTACACTATTAACTCATATGCTATTTTTTGTCCAAGAAACAATCGACAAATATTCCATTTTTGATTGATTaaggtataatttaaaaattagagTCAGGGAGGACAACAAACTCTGCAAACATATTCAGCATATAAAGAAGTAAACTAAGATAATAACATCTTGTCCATTCTAGACACTGCTTTGACAACATACAACTATCAGTCATTATTTCTACACTATTAACTCATATGCTATTTTTCGTCTAAGAAACAATCGACAAATATTCCATTTTTGATTAaagtataatttaaaaattagagTCAGGGAGGACAACAAACTCTGCAAACATATTCAGCATATAAAGAAGTAAACTAAGATAATAACATCTTGTCCATTCTAGACACTGCTAATTGATATTGACTTGATGCCCGGGTTCTTTTGTATTGTACAAGACTGAAGCCTTTGTTCATCCACTCCCATGTTCATAGTTCCACTCCTGACTTGGTTCTTCCTTTCCAGGCTTAGAGGGTTCTCAGGCTTCATTCAGCCTAACTACTGAGATTTATAAGCTTCAGTCATAGTAACCAACCAGGCTTCATGAGCGGTTTCAGTTTTCAAAGGCCATCGTCAATTTCAACCTACATATGTCAGTGGGGATGTCAAAGTTCACTGGTAACCCGGGGTTAAAGAACAGGTGGAATCCTAGATTCTAGACCATAGTTAAAATCCACCTTGCCTAAATTTGGTTCGAAAGTAATGTACTTGTCATCTCCGATACACCAGCGCAAAAATGGGCCGGATGATTGTCAGAGGGCAGCAGATTTCAGACCAAGCCGCCTGTTCTGCTAAAATAATGAATTACCTAACTCATCCATAAGCTCAAGCAGGAGAGAGCAATCTATGAACTCATATAGCTAAGTGATTACTAGCTGTCCcgctttaaaaagaaaaaaaaaagtgactaCTAGATGAATGGTGTCCACTCAAAGGGGTGGGACCTATGAATCTTTGCTAACATAGTTAAGCTGCTTTCTCCTGTCAACAAACACTGAATTTCAGAGGGGAATCAGGAACTTTAACCCCCAGCCCCCCTTTCCTTGCATAATTTCCAAACCACgtttctttttattattgtcCATTTGGTCAACAATGATGCTATCCTATCATTTGACAAAAATAGTAAATGCCTTCTTCATTAGGTTCTAGTTTCTTGAGGAGACAAGATCCTGCAATGTTTGGACACAAAAGTCCACCAACATAGGATTTCATTTTAGGCATTTGCTTTCTGGTAAAAAGTCAGGAACATTGTTTAGAACCCATTTCTATCTAATCAATGAGGTGTCTTTATTACTTCTGGCTTTCTTGATGGATTCTAATGTGCTACTCCCTATTAGGTTCTAATTATCATCAACCTACTAGCTACTACAGATTATGTTGTCCATAGTTTTTCAGCTGTATGGATGCTTGCTTACATCACAAAACAAAAACATTTGTGGACATACCATTTTCTGTCTTAATTGAGTGATACTAAAATATCTAGCTGCTCTCAATTATTTCCTAGAAGAAGCATAATCAAAGGACCCTCTTTGTAGATTTTCTTGCTGCTCAAAACATGCATAAATTCCTTGTATCAGGCAACTCTCCAACTGGTTATGAAGACAACTTTATGTAACCTTCAATTGTAATCAGCAGCATATAGAAACTAACAATTGACTCTCGTCTATAGATAGTATAGCACATAAGGCCATGTCTCACAGCAATGAAGCAAGGATAGATCAAATTAAATTGGGCGTACCATGCTTGGCCTCTTAGGATCAAGCTTTTCGACTTATGTGGC carries:
- the LOC113708835 gene encoding uncharacterized protein isoform X4; this translates as MYIDSEVLGEGLTSTGGAILSYSSALAAALPMDDEADKNSNAAAPHNPDEQAQAAAFHKRVQEMVARDSRNFDSWTGLVEEVEGMCPDNLDLISLAYDSFLSMFPLCHWYWTKYTDHIIRLSDAHKAVKVYERAVDSTPFSTGLWVDYCCFGMCFYEDPSDVRRLFKRALLFVRKDYFCHALWNQYIKYEFTQQHWGFLANIYLQVLKFPTEYLDRYYENFKQFVVGLDEEMKKHENCSADAGAGALPNHSAKLSEDEIIQVIEDLQNASNEALLQKAVNKYKLIGEIFYQKAKELDEKIKNFETKIERRYFDTAPLDDAQLKNWHHYLDFIEKQDDFDWALHLYERCLITCTNYPEFWMRYVEFMESKGGRELANSALQRATQVFLKFFQGVPEIHLFNARYKERIGDVNAAVTAFLNSDVLSDSLPRHIVELANMRRRLGNLEAASDTLKNAIDMAEKKQKLHSLPSLFIHYSQLKYMITGSAEAARDALIDGIQRIPHCSKLLEELIKFAMMHEGAKQVDLIDSIIGHAISSSSDGTSGLALKDREHVSSLFMEFVDLCGTVHDISKAWNRHIQLFPQLVRNNLIDKELDLGKCLSDQMLVIRESGSCAFPNLLDEDQHSNQPVEEQVSLLPANHASKDELVSADQTPQKCNNTVDCERAEHLSTEEADKRNFGAFEVNEVAHHSMLQSADDTPRVMESMDNLTEQHKENVPAQMTPASVQISSKATSEPNALTSNSNCQSSATVILESAEEHSCPMNMQDQRLKQHPNPVSFDISKSTDCLNANSPPNRTAAADSVEVQESPDETRSAGLLSSATQQVSTPTKMHPSSMLSPSTGGECHQMLKGTVSEGKSSEMHLQSKDLQHLHQQPLTLQQSPTVALGSKMPTTHPYPQHSLVWKQGDHTEVYCKENAPQENLASKHVWLVNNMPDMSSLSTNPSHIATDHGQTLSQTLPSQQHLLQQQYQQQLVQMLPLHHQHQQSYLHHQQLLPQQQQQNQQQASSWQQQQYHQQHQQLLSLPYQGLQIQQQMPHLQQIHQQVQPHYHQSAEQLQLQHAQQLQQQFAPVPEQQLQLYHQSQKLAYDMHQQGYQGHAAQVHQTLFQQYQLYQQMLQQHQQHPYHYNQMLLQQPPQHQQQDEQQEHHQKRASNQDLSQGISQHLWGQQTAPQGADSTLLRHSSPQSMAQLNTERQSGLVASSHQQPFHGISPSRNRDTPESAASSHHGR
- the LOC113708835 gene encoding uncharacterized protein isoform X9: MKKHENCSADAGAGALPNHSAKLSEDEIIQVIEDLQNASNEALLQKAVNKYKLIGEIFYQKAKELDEKIKNFETKIERRYFDTAPLDDAQLKNWHHYLDFIEKQDDFDWALHLYERCLITCTNYPEFWMRYVEFMESKGGRELANSALQRATQVFLKFFQGVPEIHLFNARYKERIGDVNAAVTAFLNSDVLSDSLPRHIVELANMRRRLGNLEAASDTLKNAIDMAEKKQKLHSLPSLFIHYSQLKYMITGSAEAARDALIDGIQRIPHCSKLLEELIKFAMMHEGAKQVDLIDSIIGHAISSSSDGTSGLALKDREHVSSLFMEFVDLCGTVHDISKAWNRHIQLFPQLVRNNLIDKELDLGKCLSDQMLVIRESGSCAFPNLLDEDQHSNQPVEEQVSLLPANHASKDELVSADQTPQKCNNTVDCERAEHLSTEEADKRNFGAFEVNEVAHHSMLQSADDTPRVMESMDNLTEQHKENVPAQMTPASVQISSKATSEPNALTSNSNCQSSATVILESAEEHSCPMNMQDQRLKQHPNPVSFGNLSLNSQEQASQKLIAIASDEHDATSDISKSTDCLNANSPPNRTAAADSVEVQESPDETRSAGLLSSATQQVSTPTKMHPSSMLSPSTGGECHQMLKGTVSEGKSSEMHLQSKDLQHLHQQPLTLQQSPTVALGSKMPTTHPYPQHSLVWKQGDHTEVYCKENAPQENLASKHVWLVNNMPDMSSLSTNPSHIATDHGQTLSQTLPSQQHLLQQQYQQQLVQMLPLHHQHQQSYLHHQQLLPQQQQQNQQQASSWQQQQYHQQHQQLLSLPYQGLQIQQQMPHLQQIHQQVQPHYHQSAEQLQLQHAQQLQQQFAPVPEQQLQLYHQSQKLAYDMHQQGYQGHAAQVHQTLFQQYQLYQQMLQQHQQHPYHYNQMLLQQPPQHQQQDEQQEHHQKRASNQDLSQGISQHLWGQQTAPQGADSTLLRHSSPQSMAQLNTERQSGLVASSHQQPFHGISPSRNRDTPESAASSHHGR
- the LOC113708835 gene encoding uncharacterized protein isoform X7, with protein sequence MDNLDLISLAYDSFLSMFPLCHWYWTKYTDHIIRLSDAHKAVKVYERAVDSTPFSTGLWVDYCCFGMCFYEDPSDVRRLFKRALLFVRKDYFCHALWNQYIKYEFTQQHWGFLANIYLQVLKFPTEYLDRYYENFKQFVVGLDEEMKKHENCSADAGAGALPNHSAKLSEDEIIQVIEDLQNASNEALLQKAVNKYKLIGEIFYQKAKELDEKIKNFETKIERRYFDTAPLDDAQLKNWHHYLDFIEKQDDFDWALHLYERCLITCTNYPEFWMRYVEFMESKGGRELANSALQRATQVFLKFFQGVPEIHLFNARYKERIGDVNAAVTAFLNSDVLSDSLPRHIVELANMRRRLGNLEAASDTLKNAIDMAEKKQKLHSLPSLFIHYSQLKYMITGSAEAARDALIDGIQRIPHCSKLLEELIKFAMMHEGAKQVDLIDSIIGHAISSSSDGTSGLALKDREHVSSLFMEFVDLCGTVHDISKAWNRHIQLFPQLVRNNLIDKELDLGKCLSDQMLVIRESGSCAFPNLLDEDQHSNQPVEEQVSLLPANHASKDELVSADQTPQKCNNTVDCERAEHLSTEEADKRNFGAFEVNEVAHHSMLQSADDTPRVMESMDNLTEQHKENVPAQMTPASVQISSKATSEPNALTSNSNCQSSATVILESAEEHSCPMNMQDQRLKQHPNPVSFGNLSLNSQEQASQKLIAIASDEHDATSDISKSTDCLNANSPPNRTAAADSVEVQESPDETRSAGLLSSATQQVSTPTKMHPSSMLSPSTGGECHQMLKGTVSEGKSSEMHLQSKDLQHLHQQPLTLQQSPTVALGSKMPTTHPYPQHSLVWKQGDHTEVYCKENAPQENLASKHVWLVNNMPDMSSLSTNPSHIATDHGQTLSQTLPSQQHLLQQQYQQQLVQMLPLHHQHQQSYLHHQQLLPQQQQQNQQQASSWQQQQYHQQHQQLLSLPYQGLQIQQQMPHLQQIHQQVQPHYHQSAEQLQLQHAQQLQQQFAPVPEQQLQLYHQSQKLAYDMHQQGYQGHAAQVHQTLFQQYQLYQQMLQQHQQHPYHYNQMLLQQPPQHQQQDEQQEHHQKRASNQDLSQGISQHLWGQQTAPQGADSTLLRHSSPQSMAQLNTERQSGLVASSHQQPFHGISPSRNRDTPESAASSHHGR